In Gammaproteobacteria bacterium, the DNA window GACCTTGCGCGGCATCGCCCGCGAACTGGTCGAAGCAGTGCGCGCCAACGTAACCATCGACTGGACCTGCCGCGAGGACGTGCGGGCGAAAATGCGGGTGATCGTCAAGCGCATCCTGCGCAAGCACGGCTACCCACCCGACAAGCAGGAGAAGGCCACGCAAACGGTTCTGGAGCAGGCGGAGCAGTTATCGGAGTTGTGGGCCGCATAGCGTCGATCTGAAAAGTTGCCACCAGCCACTGTCTGGCTTCCGGCATGTCCTGTTCCGCGTACCAGCCCAGGATCGCCTCCAGGTCCGCCGGCGCGGATTCGGCGAAGGTGACGGCGGGGGTGCCGGCACAGGGCTATTTCAGGCCGAGCCGTGCCCGGGCCTCCGCCAGGCTGACCTCGCGTCCCGCATCCAGGTCGGCCAGGCCCTCCACCACGGCGCGCATGAAGGCGCGTTCCTCCTCGGCGGTCTCGAAGTCCGCCACCGACTGCACCACGGCCACGCCCCGCCCGCGGCTGGTGACCAGCACGGGCCGGTGGGTCTCCGCGGTGTGTTTCACCTCCCGGCCCGGACTGGTCTTGAGGTCCGTGAGCGGCACCACGTCCTCGGAGAACTTGATGTTCATGGTCGGTCCTCGTGTCCCGTGAACAGGGCCGAATTATGAAATTTCTTGGTGGGGATGGGTTGTTCTGAATGATGGTGGGCCCGCCAGGACTCGAACCTGGGACCAAGGGATTATGAGTCCCCTGCTCTAACCAACTGAGCTACAGGCCCGGAGAACGCGGAGGGAGTATAGAAGATGCCGCCGCTCCGGCAAAGGCGGCGGGGGGTTTTACGCTGAGTCGAGGAAACTCCGCAGTTGCTCGGAGCGGGTGGGGTGGCGCAGTTTGCGCAAGGCCTTGGCCTCAATCTGCCGGATGCGCTCCCGCGTCACGTCGAATTGTTTGCCCACTTCCTCCAGCGTGTGGTCGGTGTTCATGCCGATGCCAAAACGCATGCGCAGTACTTTCGCCTCCCGCGCTGTCAGGCTTTCCAGCACGTATTTGGTGGCTTCCCGCAAACCCTCGAAGGTGGCCGCGTCGGGGGGGGCGATGTCGTTGACGTCTTCGATAAAATCGCCCAGGTGCGAGTCCTCGTCATCGCCGATGGGGGTTTCCATGGAAATGGGTTCCTTGGCAATTTTCAGCACTTTGCGGACTTTTTCTTCCGGCATTTCCATGCGTTCGGCCAGCTCTTCCGGTGTGGGGTCGCGGCCCATTTCCTGCAGCATCTGGCGGGAGATGCGGTTGAGCTTGTTGATGGTCTCGATCATGTGCACGGGGATGCGAATGGTGCGCGCCTGGTCGGCGATGGAGCGGGTTATGGCCTGGCGGATCCACCAGGTCGCGTAGGTGGAGAACTTGTACCCGCGGCGGTATTCGAATTTGTCCACGGCTTTCATCAGGCCGATATTGCCTTCCTGGATCAAGTCCAGGAACTGCAGGCCCCGGTTGGTGTATTTCTTGGCGATGGAGATCACCAGGCGGAGATTGGCTTCCACCATTTCCTTTTTGGCGCGGCGGGCCTTTGCTTCGCCGATGGACACCTTGCGGTTGGTGTCTTTGATTTCGCCGATACTCATGCCGCAATGCGCCTGAATGGCCGCCAGCTTTTCCTGGATCTTGCGCACGTCTTCGGCGCGCTCGGCCAACATTTTGGCGTAAGGTTCTCCCGATGCGATTTCCTGATCCACCCAGGCCGGGTTGGCTTCGTGATCAGGGAAAGAGGTGATGAAG includes these proteins:
- a CDS encoding type II toxin-antitoxin system prevent-host-death family antitoxin is translated as MNIKFSEDVVPLTDLKTSPGREVKHTAETHRPVLVTSRGRGVAVVQSVADFETAEEERAFMRAVVEGLADLDAGREVSLAEARARLGLK
- the rpoD gene encoding RNA polymerase sigma factor RpoD, producing the protein MNHEQQQSQLKVLIAHGKEQGFLTYREVNDHLPDEIVDPEQIEDIINMINDMGIPVHETAPDADALILSDNTVTDDDAAEEAAAALATVDSEFGRTTDPVRMYMREMGTVELLTREGEIQIAKRIEDGENQVLLALSHYPEAIAELLRVFARVEAGEVRLADVVRGIHDPEEEAAPSAAAQTEKTAVSGETSSSGDGGDDDEEEDDTATDNGVDPEAVRERIAALAGLYERWSALGAKGGKPGAKVKALRKAMSERFLELKLAPPFVDSLVIYLRATVECIRGHEREVMDICVGRARMPRKHFITSFPDHEANPAWVDQEIASGEPYAKMLAERAEDVRKIQEKLAAIQAHCGMSIGEIKDTNRKVSIGEAKARRAKKEMVEANLRLVISIAKKYTNRGLQFLDLIQEGNIGLMKAVDKFEYRRGYKFSTYATWWIRQAITRSIADQARTIRIPVHMIETINKLNRISRQMLQEMGRDPTPEELAERMEMPEEKVRKVLKIAKEPISMETPIGDDEDSHLGDFIEDVNDIAPPDAATFEGLREATKYVLESLTAREAKVLRMRFGIGMNTDHTLEEVGKQFDVTRERIRQIEAKALRKLRHPTRSEQLRSFLDSA